Proteins from a single region of Hymenobacter aquaticus:
- a CDS encoding nuclear transport factor 2 family protein, producing MRPVFVFLLSLLPVAASFAQRGAPRPPDPKVAQELLQLERRWNEAIVRRDTAFISTLLAPDFLYVAADGSVNDRKTVLLAVSNPNSVVNPFQTEDVRVRQYGNSTVILTGWFLQTGTWLGQPFAVRLRYTDVYVKRKGRWQAVSAQAAVLPAPRKS from the coding sequence ATGCGTCCCGTCTTCGTTTTTCTGCTCAGTCTGCTGCCGGTAGCGGCCAGCTTCGCCCAGCGCGGCGCGCCCCGGCCGCCCGACCCGAAAGTGGCCCAGGAGCTGCTGCAGCTGGAGCGGCGCTGGAACGAGGCCATCGTCCGCCGCGACACGGCCTTTATCAGCACGCTGCTGGCCCCGGATTTCCTGTACGTAGCCGCCGACGGCAGCGTGAATGACCGCAAAACCGTGCTGCTGGCCGTCAGCAACCCCAACTCCGTCGTCAACCCCTTCCAAACCGAGGACGTGCGGGTGCGGCAATACGGCAACAGCACGGTGATTCTGACCGGCTGGTTTCTGCAAACCGGCACCTGGCTGGGCCAGCCTTTCGCCGTGCGCCTGCGCTACACCGACGTGTACGTGAAGCGCAAGGGCCGCTGGCAGGCCGTGTCGGCCCAGGCCGCCGTGTTGCCCGCGCCGCGCAAATCCTGA
- a CDS encoding thymidylate synthase, whose product MQQYLDLVSHILNHGTPKTDRTGTGTLSIFGHQMRFDLQQGFPLVTTKKVHLKSIIHELLWFLRGDTNIKYLTDNGVRIWDEWADENGDLGPVYGKQWRNWPRPDGSHIDQIAEVVRQLTTSPDSRRILVSAWNVAELDQMHLMPCHALFQFYVADGRLSCQLYQRSADVFLGVPFNIASYALLTLMMAQVTGLQPGEFIWTGGDTHLYSNHLEQARLQLTRAPRPLPQMRLNPEVKDLFSFQFDDFKLENYDPHPAIKAPVAV is encoded by the coding sequence ATGCAGCAGTACCTCGACCTCGTTAGCCACATCCTCAACCACGGCACCCCGAAAACCGACCGCACCGGCACCGGCACGCTCAGCATCTTCGGCCACCAGATGCGCTTCGACCTGCAGCAGGGCTTCCCGCTGGTCACCACCAAGAAGGTTCACCTGAAAAGCATTATCCACGAGCTGCTGTGGTTTTTGCGGGGCGATACCAACATCAAGTATCTGACCGACAACGGCGTACGGATCTGGGACGAGTGGGCCGACGAAAACGGCGACCTGGGCCCGGTCTACGGCAAGCAGTGGCGCAACTGGCCCCGGCCCGACGGCTCCCACATCGACCAGATTGCGGAAGTCGTGCGCCAGCTCACCACCTCGCCCGACTCGCGCCGCATCCTAGTGTCGGCCTGGAACGTGGCCGAGCTCGACCAGATGCACCTGATGCCCTGCCACGCGCTGTTCCAGTTCTACGTGGCCGACGGCCGGCTCAGCTGCCAGCTCTACCAGCGCTCCGCCGACGTCTTTCTGGGCGTGCCCTTCAACATTGCCAGCTACGCTCTGCTCACGCTGATGATGGCCCAGGTCACGGGCCTGCAACCCGGCGAATTCATCTGGACCGGCGGCGACACCCACCTGTATTCCAACCACCTGGAGCAGGCCCGCCTGCAGCTTACCCGCGCCCCACGGCCCTTGCCCCAGATGCGCCTCAACCCCGAGGTAAAAGACCTCTTCAGCTTCCAGTTCGACGATTTCAAGCTGGAAAACTACGACCCGCATCCCGCCATTAAAGCCCCGGTGGCAGTATAG